The genomic stretch GCAAGCTTACCTAATTCACTGTCAAGCATGCTCACCATCTTATGAGCAGCGCCGGTCACTGCTTGCTCAGTTGTAAGCGCAAGTTCACTCACAGCTGTCGGTTCACGCCCAGCAAGCCGAGCTTCAAGTAGGCATCGCTTGTCAACCATGCCTGCTTTTGAGGTGCTGTCCTCGTCGCTGAGATGCACTTCCAGCCTGGTGATATGATCAGCGAAGCGTGCAAGAATACGATGAAGAGTGTCCTCAACATTCTGAGCCAGAGCTTCGTGCCCAGAGATATTCTTGTCTGTGTTGACCTGGATCTGCATGACGACTGCCTCGAGCGATAGTGAGCGTCGTGGGCTCAACTCACTACTAGCCAGATCCACACAAGATGCCAGTCATGACTTCACATCCCGTATAAGGCGCTCATTCCCTGGGACACTGCCTGCAGCCTGCGGTGGGTTGGGTTGACCGCCATTCGACAGCTTCGGACCCTGACATCAATGGTCTCAGTCGAGAGGAACAGGGTTGAACAAGTTGCAGATTTCACAAGAGTTACGCTTCATCGAACTGAGCGCCATTGACTATGCACCATTGCGAACCAATATCTCCTGAAGAAGCGGACCAGTCAGCTGACCTCAGTTTCCCAACGACTATTGTAATCTCAGATCAGCAATTACCCGGGATTCCGATAACCCGCCGGTCCGGAAGCGGGAGGGCGGTGCATCGGATCTGCTGATGGCGCGGGTTCGAGCACCGTGATCGGCGTCCCCTTCACCCCCGCGTAAACCACCACGATCTCGGCCGGTTCCGTGCCGTTGTTGCTGCCGTAGTGGGGCTGATTCACCATTTCGATCAGCCCGTCTCCCGCCTTCAGCTGCAACCTGGGGCCCGCCTCGCTGATCACCAGCAGCTGCCCGCGGATCAGCATGCCGGCGTTGATCACCGCGTGCATGTGCATCGGCAGCTCCATCCCAGGGGGAATCGTGATGTGCAGAACGGTGACTTCAGGCTCCCCACGGGGATAGGCGGGCAGCCGTGTGCCGTTCCAGGCCTTGCCTGATCGGACCAGTGTCTGCACCTTGATTCCGGGCAGTTCCCCACCAGCCTGCACCTTCGGGGCTGACAGCAGCAGACAGCCGCCGAGCAACATCATGGCCAGCCGGCGCTGCCAGATCTGGAGCCTCAGCAGGGGCCCTATCGCAGGACGGACGGGCATGGGAGGCACGAGATCAACGGCACGTCTGGGGGATTCGGCGCGGGAGTGTCTGGCCTCCATTGAATGATCGCAACCAGGCACAACCATCGGGGGACCGCGGTTATTCGTAGCCCGGCTCAGGCCGGGGTCACCCCCAGATAGGCAAAGGCAGCGTCCAGGGCAACCTCCTGACTGCTGTCCGACTCAAAGCCCCAGATCGTCACCAGGGCGGCGATGTCGGTTGGGGAGTAGGTGGTGTCGTAACCGCCGTTGCTGTTGGGGTTGTAGGACATCACGGCATCCGAAGTGTCATACAGAGAACTTGAAGGCCGCTCGTTCGGGTGCCTGAGGCCAAGCGTATGACCAACTTCGTGAACAAAGGTATTGGCATCGTACTGATTATCGCCGGTTTCCTTGACAAAAATCTCCCAGTCGTCGCCAGTCTGATGGGCCAGACCAACAACTCCAGGCAGGAGAACGGGAACATCTTCGACATAATAGATCGAGATGTAAGCCTCGTCCGGGTTATCAACAAAGACAAAGTCTGCATCGATGATCGGATCGATACCAGTGAAGACTGCCTGGCCGTAGCTTTCCTCGGTGCTGGTGAGCCCGACACTGTCGACCCTGCCACGATCCGAGGTGATCACGCCTGAATCAGTTTCGAAATAGATTTCCAGGGTTTCATCAGCACCCAGGATGGATTCATTGTAGGCCGTGAATCCCGGGCTGATCACCACCTCCGGCTCAGGAAAGAGATTGAAATCGGAGGCCTCGATTCTGAATCCCGGCGTGGAGATCGCTGCACTCGGCAGAAACGCGCTGCAGGCTTCCCAGGCCTGCCCAGTCAGTGAATCGACGATGGGCGCAGCGAAGGACTCCTCCATGAAGGAAAACTTCATCGACTCACGGGCAAAAACTGTTCAAGAGACTACCCGTGGCCCCACTTTGTTGCTGTGCCACAACAACATCCCCGTCGAACCGTTGCATTTCTTTGCCCTGGGCCGATCCATTCGCCAGGGACGCTGGTCCCTCTGGTCTGCACGCAGTGGACCGTCACTCGCAACCTCATGCTGGAGGAAGCCGCATCCTGGCTGTGGCCGCCGTCAGCATCATTCACTCAAGCCACTGGAATCATCGGATCGTTCTGAACGCACCGACGCCGATCGTGCCCCGTTGAACGCGTGTGGTCTGGATGCCTGAGGAGAAGGCCGCTACGCCGGAGCCTGAGCGCCTAAAGCCCATGGGCGTCGAGGTTGCGATGAGATTCAGGTCTGATCTGAGAAGCCCCTGTTCACACCTGAACGCAACACTCACAACACCAACCAAGCTCAAGAGCAGCAAGCATTCGAGACTCTCTCGGTACTCATCTGCCAATGATTCGCCCAAGCAGCCGACAAGTGCTGCAGTACAGCTATTGAACACTTCTCCAAACAGACCTTGCGCCCGTTAACGAAGCACAAGCGCCCGATCAGTCCCCCCCACAAGCGCACGTGTACTGACGCCCTTCGACAGATTCCTGGAGTTGCTGAGGAGCAGCCCGCATGATCAAGTGGCTGTGAGGTCGATGCAGATCTCCCTTCAGCGTACGTTCAGCCAGTCACTTGACTTGCAGTGCGAGGGCCCGATCGCGTGATGTGCGGTGGTGAGCAGCAACACAATGTTGAGCAGACCGAAGGTGCCAGCAGCAGCGTACCGAAATGATCAAAACCAGCCCGATTGACGTTCGGCACCCGACGATCCATGGGTCAGTAGCGCTCGGCAAGCACAACATTCACAATGCCCAGCGGCACATTGACCAGGAAAATGGTCCGCCAGCCGAGTCCGGCGATGAGCAGACCGCCGATCGAGGGACCAAGCGTGGTGCCGATCGCGGACATCGTTCCAAGCAACCCCATCGCGCTGCTGATCCTTGCTTTCGGCACCGTCTCACTGACGAGAGCAACGGTGAGAGCCATCATGATCGCGGCTCCGAGGCCCTGCAGGGCACGGGCGGCAATCAGCACCCGAGCGTGGGCGCGAGGCCACACAGAAGCGACGCAATCGTGAACAGGCTGATTCCAGCCAGTAACAGTCGTCGACGTCCAATGATGTCTCCGAGCAGTCCGACGCTGACGATCAGGGTGGTGATAGCGAGAAGATACGCCAGGACGATCCACTGGACGGACTGGAAAGAGGAGGAGAACGCCTGGGCCAGCGTCGGCCGGCCGGCATTGGCGATGCTCGTATCCAGCGAGGGCATAACATGGAGAGGGAGAGGCTGGCCGGCGCCCAGCGAACCGACGAAGTGCGTTCCGACGGTTCTGCAATGATTGGCTTCAAGGTTGCCTCATTATTTTGGTCTGTCTTGAAATCTCTCGACCTGGAACAGCCTTTCCTGACTGAGGGAGATGCACGTTATGTGCAGGCTGAATCAGCCCTCAGCCACAAGCCTGACCTGATTGAAATTCAGTGGCAGGCTGCACAATCTTCTGCCACGAAGGAGCTTGCTAGAACCCAGTATTCATCACAGTCAGGGGCAGAAGATTCTCCTATAAATAAATGTTTTCACGGGGATTCAGGCGCAATGCTGTGGCCGTGACCAGTGGTGCAGTCAATTGATCGGGCATGTGGACGAGCTGAACACAAGAGACGCGGCTGGACTGACAAAGCCGGGAGGGACGGTCTTCTGCTCGCGCGCGAATGTTGCGATGCAGTTGTCTCCAAAGGTCACGGTGCGTCGGCTGAGATCGATGGTGTTGAGAGAAGCCATGACCTTCGGATGTTGCTTGACGAACGCAACGATGACGTCGAGATCCTTCGCGTTTTGGTCTTGCGGTGGAAGAGCGGCAGATGCAGGCGAGGCAAGTGCTGCTCCGAGCAGCAGCCAGAGGACATGGTTCATGGACAGAGGACCTGCAGATTCATGGTGTTCGCGAGATGGTGATCACGAGGCCTGCCCCGCGCCGGAGTGGCAGGCAGTACGTCCAAGGTATAAGGATTCAGTGACTGAGAATTTCGGCTGAATGGCATCAGTCGAGCCGTCATCGACATGAAATCCAGTCGCAGACCCGCTGGAGCTGAGAAGCCTGAGGGACCCGGCAAACCAGCGCTTCTGGCGATCTTCGGGCCTCCGTTCATCCCCATCAGAATGGTCCCCATCACCCCCTGACGAGGCCATGCATGAACAAACCGATCGTGGCGGCCAACTCACCCATTGCCGTCGATCTGAAGAAGGGCAAAACCTACCTGTTCTGCACCTGTGGACGGTCGAAGGATCAACCGTTCTGCGACGGCTCCCACAAGGGCAGCGGGATGTCACCCCTGCCGTTCACGGCCGACGATGAGGGAGAAGCCTGGCTCTGCCGCTGCAAGCAGACGGCACAGGCACCCTATTGCGACGGCAGCCATGCCCAGGTTTCCGATGATCAGGTGGGGCAAAGCTTGTCGCTGAAGAGTTCAGCCGAGCGGGACCGGATGCCTGAACCCCATCCCACCCGGGAGGAACCCACGCTCAGCCTCATCCATGACCTTGCCGAGCATGGGCTCGAGCACGTGGGACCCCAGGGGCCGATCGCGGCAATGGGCGTTCCCCGCAGCGAGCTGCCCAACTGGGATCACCTCCAGATCCTGGTGGCCCAGCTGGCCAGGCAGCCTCTGCAGGACGACGTGCCGGTCGCCACGGAGCTGGTGCTGGGTCCGCAGGCCGCCAAGCCCCTGCACCTGCGGATTCCGCTGTTCGTGTCCGACATGAGTTTCGGCGCCCTCTCCGAGGAGGCGAAGGTGTCCCTGGCGCGAGGAGCCGAACAGGCTGGAACCGGGATCTGTTCCGGGGAGGGGGGCATGCTTCCCGAGGAGAAGGCGGCCAGCAGCCGCTATCTCTATGAGCTGGCCCCGGGTCGATTCGGCTACCGGGAGGAGTTGCTCACCCAGGTCCAGGCGTTCCACTTCAAGTGCGGACAGGCGGCGAAGACCGGAGCCGGAGGCCACCTGCCCGGCATCAAGACCACCGCCCGCATCGCTGAGCTGCGTGGCGTCCCGGTGGGCGAGGCGGTGATCTCTCCGCCAGCGTTCACGGATCTGACGACGGTGGATGATTTTCGGCGTTTCGCCGACGGGGTGCGCGAGGTCAGCGGGGGAATTCCCGTGGGCTTCAAGATGAGTGCCCAGCACATCGAAGCCGATCTGGATTTCGCCCTTGATGCCGGGGCCGACTACATCATTCTCGATGGACGCGGCGGCGGCACGGGGGCGGCCCCCCTGCTGTTCCGTGATCACATCTCGGTACCGACGATCCCGGCCCTGGCTCGGGCACGCCGCCATCTGGATCGCCGTGGGGCCAGCGGCCGCGTGACCCTGATCATCACGGGCGGACTACGGACCCACGCGGACTTCATCAAGGCCATGGCCCTGGGTGCCGATGGGATCGCCCTGGCGAATGCCGCGATCCAGGCGATCGGCTGCGTCGGGGCCCGAATCTGCCACACAAACAACTGCCCGGCCGGCATCGCCACCCAGGATGAAACCCTGCGGCGGCGACTGAACATCGACCATGCCGCCGATCGTCTGGCCCGCTTTCTCGAGGCCAGCGTGCAGCTGATGCAGGTCATGGCCCGGGCCTGCGGTCACGCGGATCTCCACAGCTTCCACAGAGACGATCTGACCAGCTGGCATCAGGACATGGCGACGCTGGCCGGCATCGCCTGGAGCGGGGCGGAAGGCCAGTGAGCCCGCTCAGCGTGAGTGCCGGCGCGCCTTCACGTCTGTGCTTCGAGATCGCCCGGCTGCCAGGTCTGGTTGAACCAGGGCTCCAGAGGGCCATAGAGCCGCAGGATGACGTTGTACCCCCTGCCCGGCATCGTCTGCACCCAGTTGGCCTCCCTGCCGGCCGGCGCCTTCGGTCCGAACCAGATGGTCGTCGGACACATGATTGAGCGCGTTTCAACAGCCTACTGAAAATGAGGTGATTGACGCGATCAAACTCACAAACAGGGGCGGAGTAGAACGCCATAAACGATTGAATCGGGTTGCTTCTAATCTTTGTTGATTCTGGACTTCAGCTTCTCCAGCTCTTCCCTGAGTTCATCAAGGTTCCGTCTGGAGTCGTCGAGCTCAAGACGCCTGCGCTCCTGCTCTTCTCCCTGATAGTCCCTGAGAGATTTGAACATCAATCCACCACCGCCGGCGATCATCACCACCATGGTCATCAGGCTCCACAGGCTGGTGATTCTGAAGCTGAACAGCAGGCTCTGCAGCACTCCCACTCCAACCGCCGCCGAGGACGCCAACAGAAGAAACCAGCCCACCTTTCTGAACGAATCAGCCAACAGAAGCGCCACCCCGATCCCGAAGGGAATCATCAGCAATCCAAATCCCTCCCCCGCGCCAAAGGACAACAGTCCACCGAAGGAGGACCCCATCCCTCCACCGAAACGTCGCCCCCAACCCATCCCATGGATGCCAGTGCCTACCATCACCTGATTGCTGAACAGGAAAATACCTGCTGAAAACAGAGCACCTCCAATGAGGAACAGGACGAAGTCCTGAACTGGCTTGCGAATCATCATGGATGGGTGTCTTCAGCAATCCTCAGCAGCAGTCTGGCAGATGCCAACAGATTCAGGAATTCGTGGATCACAGCATTGGAGCCAATCGCTGCAGAATATAAGTTCGTAGCTCTCCACGACTCAACAGCAACGGACTGGTTCAGGCCAGCCACGGTCCCTGATCCCGGTCAATGCGTGGTTGCCTGTCCGACAAACACATCGTCACCCGAGAACGAATCCGCCATCAGCCACCAGGGCTGCACCTGTAATGTTTGAGGCTTGCGATGAGCACAGGAACAGG from Synechococcus sp. CBW1107 encodes the following:
- a CDS encoding HPF/RaiA family ribosome-associated protein: MQIQVNTDKNISGHEALAQNVEDTLHRILARFADHITRLEVHLSDEDSTSKAGMVDKRCLLEARLAGREPTAVSELALTTEQAVTGAAHKMVSMLDSELGKLAMH
- a CDS encoding cupin domain-containing protein — encoded protein: MPVRPAIGPLLRLQIWQRRLAMMLLGGCLLLSAPKVQAGGELPGIKVQTLVRSGKAWNGTRLPAYPRGEPEVTVLHITIPPGMELPMHMHAVINAGMLIRGQLLVISEAGPRLQLKAGDGLIEMVNQPHYGSNNGTEPAEIVVVYAGVKGTPITVLEPAPSADPMHRPPASGPAGYRNPG
- a CDS encoding MFS transporter, with product MLIAARALQGLGAAIMMALTVALVSETVPKARISSAMGLLGTMSAIGTTLGPSIGGLLIAGLGWRTIFLVNVPLGIVNVVLAERY
- a CDS encoding MFS transporter, with product MPSLDTSIANAGRPTLAQAFSSSFQSVQWIVLAYLLAITTLIVSVGLLGDIIGRRRLLLAGISLFTIASLLCGLAPTLGC
- a CDS encoding glutamate synthase-related protein translates to MNKPIVAANSPIAVDLKKGKTYLFCTCGRSKDQPFCDGSHKGSGMSPLPFTADDEGEAWLCRCKQTAQAPYCDGSHAQVSDDQVGQSLSLKSSAERDRMPEPHPTREEPTLSLIHDLAEHGLEHVGPQGPIAAMGVPRSELPNWDHLQILVAQLARQPLQDDVPVATELVLGPQAAKPLHLRIPLFVSDMSFGALSEEAKVSLARGAEQAGTGICSGEGGMLPEEKAASSRYLYELAPGRFGYREELLTQVQAFHFKCGQAAKTGAGGHLPGIKTTARIAELRGVPVGEAVISPPAFTDLTTVDDFRRFADGVREVSGGIPVGFKMSAQHIEADLDFALDAGADYIILDGRGGGTGAAPLLFRDHISVPTIPALARARRHLDRRGASGRVTLIITGGLRTHADFIKAMALGADGIALANAAIQAIGCVGARICHTNNCPAGIATQDETLRRRLNIDHAADRLARFLEASVQLMQVMARACGHADLHSFHRDDLTSWHQDMATLAGIAWSGAEGQ
- a CDS encoding DUF1214 domain-containing protein, which translates into the protein MCPTTIWFGPKAPAGREANWVQTMPGRGYNVILRLYGPLEPWFNQTWQPGDLEAQT
- a CDS encoding SDR family oxidoreductase, whose protein sequence is MRGPAYLIVAEQGGILTPQDIADSVLFLCSSQASNITGAALVADGGFVLG